The Verrucomicrobiia bacterium genome includes the window GCTTCTCTAAGCGGCGGCCGGTAATGCGAAAGAACATCTCCCCCTCTTCGGGTGATGGTTCCATCATGCGGCCACACACCGTACAACCGCGGCGGACAAGGCGCTGGGAGATAGAACCAATGAGCGCATTGTTGATGAAGAACTTATCAATCCCCAAGTCCACCAAACGGGAAATGGAGCTGACGGCGCTGTTGGCGTGAATAGTAGAGAGCACCAAGTGGCCGGTCAAAGAAGCCTCAACGGCAATGTGTGCAGTCTCGGCGTCGCGGATTTCCCCCACAAAGACTACGTCCGGGTTAAGGCGAAGGATAATCTTCAAACCCTCGGCAAACGTAACGCCGTGCTCTACATCTACCTGCATCTGGTTTAGGCCAGGAATGATGTACTCGATAGGGTCCTCAACGGACACTATGTTCTTGTGCTCGGAGTTGAGCGTGTGCAGCGAGCTATAGAGAGTAGATGTTTTACCAGACCCAGTAGGTCCGCAAATGAGGATGAGACCGGCGTGTGAGGCAAGCAAGTTGCGGTAATCCTTCTCTTCTTTGCCCTTAAGCCCAATGTCTTGCAGGGTGAACTGGGTGGAGCGGCGGTCGTGCAAGCGAAGTACCACCATTTCACCGCTGGTAGTACTGGCTACTGCAGTACGGGCATCGATCTGCGTTTCAGGACGCTCAAAGACAATCTTTCCTTCCTGGGAAGAGTTGTGCTGAGTAATGTCTAATCCTGCCATTACCTTGAGGCGGGAAACACTGTTCAGGAACAGGTCAGACGGGACGCGGGTAGCAACTTGGAGGATACCATCGATACGCACGCGGATGAGGCCCTCTTCAGGCTGAGGCTCGAAGAGGACGTCCGATGCGCCCTGTTCAATGGCGTAGTCGATAATGAGGTCAAGGAGTTCCGGCGCGGCATCGTCGCGCTCAAGGATCTTATCCAGCTGTTCCTGGCGTTCAGCACCAAGAATGGAGACAGCTGCCGTAGGCTCTGCCGAGATGATTCCCCCCTGGTCTGTAGTTTCCTGCCCCTCTTCCATATACGCTTAGTGTATCATAGAAAGTGCCATGAAAATCGCAATATGCTCCACCAACGAAGTGCCAATGCAGGTCCCTGCGGGAGTTGTATATGCCCCCGCGGCCACCCGTCTTCTGATTGCTCAGGAACTTGCCAACCGCGGCCACGACGTTACCCTGTATTGCTCAGAAGACACGATAGTGGAAGCACCGCTTAAGAAAGTCTCCTGCGGCATTGATTCCATCTATAAGCAAAAGCTGGACAACCCGGGAACCACTTTTAGCTCCACTTACAGTTGGACGACGGACAATGTGCTCTACGCTGAAATGTATGCCCGAGCCGCTGCCGGAG containing:
- a CDS encoding GspE/PulE family protein, with protein sequence MEEGQETTDQGGIISAEPTAAVSILGAERQEQLDKILERDDAAPELLDLIIDYAIEQGASDVLFEPQPEEGLIRVRIDGILQVATRVPSDLFLNSVSRLKVMAGLDITQHNSSQEGKIVFERPETQIDARTAVASTTSGEMVVLRLHDRRSTQFTLQDIGLKGKEEKDYRNLLASHAGLILICGPTGSGKTSTLYSSLHTLNSEHKNIVSVEDPIEYIIPGLNQMQVDVEHGVTFAEGLKIILRLNPDVVFVGEIRDAETAHIAVEASLTGHLVLSTIHANSAVSSISRLVDLGIDKFFINNALIGSISQRLVRRGCTVCGRMMEPSPEEGEMFFRITGRRLEKQMIGPGCEACAMTGYKGRMPIIEVMTVDEQVRALVTRGATERQITQQLVQNGYHTLLQDGMNKVEQGLTTVREVIANAFITN